The Papaver somniferum cultivar HN1 chromosome 3, ASM357369v1, whole genome shotgun sequence genome includes a region encoding these proteins:
- the LOC113358173 gene encoding protein ROOT PRIMORDIUM DEFECTIVE 1-like, whose product MASILRSRLSLRYPQRKYYQYQIVCTFVEEGAKQVRDRALDHAIEKEKHLQPMLALKNLINLEPSKSLPVSVVSENKTKLGIPTRTIDFIRKYPSVLEEYLPQGGCPTRPYVRLTPEVLHIDDKEQLIYSSPTHRNDIADRLLKLLMLARVNKIPLWVVDWFQWDLGLPHDYVSTLLTEYPDYFRVTEMESKYANRKPVLALELVCWSDELAKSVMEKNTRGYEKGMPIAFPVQYSRGYELEKSVKKWLDEWQRLPYISPYENASHLQSTSDQADKWTVAVLHELLHLLVPKKTVKENILCLGDYLGLRSRFKRALINHPGIFYVSSKVRTHTVVLRGGYKRDLLVKKHPLMDLRYHYIHLMNKGKEEKPIGDDSDTSSKHKRISRAAKEGEEEDEDEISGNEAEDATDDESEDYEEDEDEGDSEIKIAGTRKVGRNPPPGSEINGTSRSHRASSNGRVGRHPQLGTAMKRPSVSFDRASSVGKVGTYPKLSTEKNRPSRSSDQGFSNGRKPNMIGARAKAKPGSQKPFVRH is encoded by the coding sequence ATGGCGTCAATACTCCGAAGCCGTCTTTCGCTCCGATACCCACAACGGAAATATTATCAGTACCAAATCGTCTGCACTTTTGTTGAGGAAGGGGCAAAACAGGTTCGTGATAGAGCTCTTGATCAtgcaatagaaaaagaaaaacatttgcAACCAATGCTAGCATTGAAAAACTTAATCAATTTAGAACCGTCTAAATCTCTTCCTGTTTCGGTAGTttctgaaaacaaaacaaaacttggTATACCAACTCGTACAATTGATTTCATCCGTAAATATCCTTCAGTTTTGGAAGAGTACTTGCCGCAAGGTGGGTGCCCCACTAGGCCTTATGTTAGATTAACCCCCGAAGTTCTCCATATTGATGATAAAGAGCAGTTGATTTACAGCAGTCCGACCCATCGCAATGATATTGCTGACCGGTTGTTAAAGCTTCTTATGTTAGCTAGAGTTAATAAGATTCCGTTGTGGGTAGTTGATTGGTTTCAGTGGGATTTGGGGTTGCCACATGATTATGTTAGTACGCTTTTAACAGAATATCCTGATTATTTTCGAGTCACAGAGATGGAGTCTAAGTATGCGAATCGAAAACCGGTTCTCGCATTGGAACTTGTTTGTTGGAGTGATGAGTTAGCTAAATCAGTAATGGAAAAAAACACTAGAGGTTACGAAAAAGGTATGCCTATTGCTTTTCCAGTTCAGTATTCTAGAGGTTATGAGTTGGAGAAGAGTGTAAAAAAATGGTTGGATGAGTGGCAAAGGTTGCCTTACATTTCTCCTTATGAAAATGCATCCCATTTACAGTCTACTAGTGATCAGGCTGACAAATGGACTGTTGCTGTGCTGCATGAGTTGCTCCATCTTTTGGTCCCTAAAAAGACCGTTAAGGAAAACATTTTATGTCTGGGGGATTATCTTGGGCTCAGATCAAGGTTTAAGAGGGCATTGATTAATCATCCGGGAATATTTTATGTTTCAAGTAAGGTTAGAACGCATACTGTAGTTCTTAGAGGAGGTTATAAGCGAGATTTGTTGGTCAAGAAGCATCCATTAATGGATTTGAGGTATCACTATATTCACTTAATGAACAAAGGTAAGGAAGAAAAGCCTATTGGTGATGATTCAGATACTTCTAGTAAACACAAGCGTATTTCTCGTGCtgcaaaagaaggagaagaagaagatgaggatgaaatTTCTGGTAATGAAGCTGAGGATGCCACCGACGATGAATCTGAAGATTATGAAGAGGATGAGGATGAGGGTGACAGTGAAATTAAGATTGCTGGTACACGAAAAGTGGGAAGAAATCCACCGCCAGGCAGTGAGATAAATGGAACTTCAAGATCTCATCGAGCTAGTTCCAACGGAAGAGTGGGAAGACATCCACAGCTGGGCACTGCTATGAAACGGCCTTCAGTATCTTTTGACCGAGCTAGTTCAGTTGGAAAAGTGGGAACATATCCCAAATTGAGCACGGAGAAGAATCGGCCTTCAAGGTCTTCTGATCAAGGTTTTtcaaatggaagaaaacccaatatGATTGGTGCAAGGGCTAAAGCAAAACCGGGTTCTCAGAAACCATTTGTAAGACACTAA